GCTACTTCCTTCCCTTCCACCTGCAGTGCTACCACCACCCATATCGCTGCCTCCACCCGTAGTCCCTTCACTGCCATCGGTTCAACCGTCACCGCCGCCTGTATCACCTTCACCCCCACCACCTGCAATTCCTTCCTCGCCCCCACCATCCCCATCCCCATCCCCTCCACCACCCTTGGTCCCATCGCCACCCCACATTCACCATCCCCTCCTCCGCCTGACCTCCCCATTATTTCCCCCCACCACCACTAGTTCCTTCCCCATTATAAGCTTCTAGATTCTTAAAAACCTTTGAGCCAATTCCAGGAATCTGGCTATGCAAGCTGCCatcagaaagaaagagaatagTGGAAAATTATGGACTACCGAATGTttccaattttgcccttgaaaTTATGTCGGTGTGCTATTTTTAGCCGGAAAAAAGAGCAAATACGAGCATTAAGACCAAACTAGctcataatttatatgttagTAACTATTCTGACAAATTTTAAATGTTAAggactaaaaaagttttttatGATAATGTTAGGGACTAATTTGGcaaattttcccaaaaaaaaactctgctagtataattttttttgtgtaaaatttgaaaatatttgatCCCATTTGTGTTTATCCACTTAAAAACATTCccaggaaaaaaagaaaagcaattaacatgtaaatcaagaataaatcacTCTCTTATACTTTATATGTATAAGAAAGGACTTTCTATAGTTTACTTTGAACAATCTTAACAATTACAAATCATTGCATAAAAAAAGGACTTCCTCTAATTTAGTGTAAACAATCCTCTGTATCACTGAGTGCAAATAAaggtattttataattttgaatgcattattgattgatatgtatgtgtgtgtatatatattatcCGTTGACACCAAATATTTGTGGATGCTAAATTAACGTGAAATCAAATCTGAAGAGCAACAGTAgtcatttattattatttttgggtaaAAATAGTAGTCATTTTAAGAACAAATGAGAAGCATGACCTCTATTATTGTCACGAACATCAACAAAGAGCATCGTAATATTTCCCTTCACACAATTATTAttgttaaggaaaaaaaaatatttccctTCACACAACGGCCCATTGCCAAAAGAGACTAATAGGCCTGATAATTTACAAGTAGATAAAATAGGGGACAGGCTACACTTGGGTTTTAGAAAATCTTTTGGTGATACTCTGGAGCCCATTTGATTTGCTTGTTGAAACGTCGTTTTGTGTATCAAAGGCCAAGGTCTGAAAACTTTTGCAGGAACTTGCCCtccaaacaaatatatatatatatatatatatatatatatatatatatatatatatatatatatatataaatatatataaagggttaatcgcactttatcccctttaaATATGGGTCATTTCTCAATTTACCCCCCAATGTTTGTTTTTCCACAGTTTACCCCCTTCGTCAGTCTAACTCAGCAATTGTACCGTTAAAAACTTCAAGATGCCGAAATTGCCATTGGAAGGGAGCCGTTTGTTTTGGCTGACTAAAATGTCCCTCAACGAGTTATAAAAAGGGGTGTCTGATGCTTTTTAGcccatttttttctctttcatgctTTCATCCAATTGCAAcctattttttctctttcatttcaaCAGATTCATGTCAACCAAAAGTATCATAAAAATGTCACAAAGTGCTTCAAATAACATTGAAAGATCGTCTCAAAAAATATGTGGATGTAATAAAGAGGCATTATTGTGCACCTCTTGGACACTTAAAAATCCGGGAAGAAGATTCAATAGTAGcctattttttctctttcatgctTCCATCTAGTTACAAcctattttttctctttcatttcaaCAGATCCAATAGCTcctaaaatttttctttgtcaACCAAAAGTATCATAAAAATGTTACAAAGTGCTTCAAATAACATTGAAAGATCGCCCCAAAAAATGTGTGGATGTGGTAAAGAGGCACTATTGTGCACCTCTTGGTCACTTGAAAATCCGGGAAGAAGATTTTACTGCTGCtcaaattacaatataagaaattttcattaATAATCTGTTATTATTGTCTTTAATTTTGCTTTATTCATGAATAAGTCAAAAGAGTTTTAGAcagctatatttttttttattcagaACCGACATGCATGTGGACACTTTTTCATGGGTAGATAGAGGAGAGAGAAAGATGGAGGAAAAAGTGGCTAATagaggagagagaaaaaatgACCAACAACGACAAAAAGTTCCTACCTTTTGTCTTcagaatttcctttttttttgtcccaTGTGCCAGATGGAGGGAAATTTCCCTCCTCCATTATTTTAgggtaattttgaaaatttttctttatcCCTTTCATAAACCTAGAGATATGGGTATTTGGGGTTgttcattatttttttaagcATATTACTGTCTTTTCTTTATTCTGTTTATCTCCATTAGGGTTGACCGTTAGTTTTTGGGGTAAATTACGAAAAAACAAATATTGGGGGGTAAATTGAAAAATGACCCACACGTAAAGGGGATAAAGTGCGATTAACCCATATATAAAGAATGTTAGAATGTTCAATCACGCTTGTATAATTGTTTCTGTAAGTTCAGACCGCTAGTGGAACAAATTAGCGGTCAATGTTTACTCGTAAGGGGTATTTAAAAAGCATCTCAGCTGCGACTTGTGACCCAACTTGCTTCTTACCTAtctatattaattatatatatatatatatatatatatatatatatatatatatatatatatatattatatagctTTCACGGCTACCGGGCTTGAAGTTTCTGTGGAAAATTCAATCACCCCAGACTAAGTTTTAAGTATGTAACTATGTGAGTAATTTGATTTTGACCATCAAGGCAAATGATTTCCCCGTAAAGAAGTACGCACCAGTTTGTCATAGATTAATTTCGTTTTGCATCTTCCAACTATACGTGAATTCATATTTGGTTTTTAAACTTTAAAACGGGACAATTTAGTTCTTAAagtataaaatatatttcactttaatttttaaaatataatatctaTATCGCTTAAGTATTTATACTATAGAAATTAAAATATATCCCACTTTATGAACTAAATTTATACTATAGAAATTAAAGTGGGATAGATTTTATTTAAATAagacaaattttatatttttgaaattaaAGTTTCAAACTCTAAACCTaagaaccaaaataaaattTAGGTATAATTGAAGAGAACAAAGTGAAATTAATACAATTTGTTATACACTAAACCATTTAGCTCTGTCTAACACCTTAAGATCCAGCTTACTTCCCATATGGAAAAATCCTTGTGCTCACATATCTATATGGCAAAGTCCCAttcacttttttatttatttattttgttgtgttttggttgtgtgtgtgtgtgtgtgtggggggggggggggggggggggaggggggggggagtGTTCAACATAAGTATGTGCATCATATCATCATCATTGCCAAGAAATGGTTCCCCACTCCTGCTGTCTTTAGCACTGGAATTAACTTAAAGAACGCCTAGCTTTTGAAAGTTGAAGCATCTACTATATGTGTGTAATTACATGGAATAGCATGCATGTAAGATAAGCCATTGTTGAATTTTGGTGTTTTGTTGGTTGATGTCATGGTTTGAAAATCGATCCGCTGCTAAAATTTTTAAGATACGAACCAATTTATCAAGCATCTGACCGCAACAGTTCTCTCAAGGAGATctaaaaagaaaatgttgaattcATGATCATCTCGACCTCATCAAATTGACACTTCATGTTCAAGGTCACTCGTCAACTTGgggaaacctttttttttttcttttttattattttagagGTCTCAACTAGATCGAAATCATAtagattttcttttattttgtttttttttttgggtaaaagaaagtttggatgatttcttttgttattcGTGCACCACGaataggggtgcaaacgagtcgagtcgagttttggcctAATCGAACCGAACTTTCAGTTAATTTTATGAAGGTCGAACTCgatctcgagctcgacgagctcgagtttaaaaaataaaaaaaatatttttaaaaaataaaaaaataattattttatttttaaaaatgaataaaataataaattttttaataaataataaaatattagggatatatatgtaattttactattaaaataaaaaataaaaaatacatataTAATCGAGCTTGCAAGCGGATTTAATGTTTTTGAACTCAAGCTCAACTTGATATTAACCGAGTTCGAATCGAGCTCGTATTCGAGCCGCTCCCGATCGACTTGTGAGCGGTTCGATTCGTGAACAGCCCTAGACTACGATACAATCTGCACCATTTCTCCTTCTGTAGTCATGTAGGTAGGAATTTTTCGTTTCGTTTCGTTTCGTTGGagccagagagagagagagaagattaAATTGTTCTGAAATGTAAATAAATCTGCATCGTCGAGTAATTGTTTTGTACCCCGGTGGCTTCAAACTTGTTATGATATTTATTGCTGCGAAAGAATTTTGAAATTCCTGATAGCTACGCAGAAATAGACATTTGAATCCCCATGTGCAAGTCTGACTCTGTCACAACACCCTTAAAACCTCAATAGAAATCGTCAGAGAGCTCGCCAGTTGTTGAACTGTTCCAGTAAAACGCAACTCACAAAACCCGTCTTCATAAAAGACCAGTTATTGCACAGACGGCGACGGCCATAAATCCACGCCCAACTATCAATCCCGAATCAGCAATGGTTCCTTTTCACGTACTTAAAAGACCTGTTCTGTACCGCTTGCACCCACCAAATTCTCTGAGGTACAAAACAGAAATCCCAATAGTCTAGAATTGCCTCAAAAGAATGAAAACTTGTCTCTGTTAACCATATTAACCAtaaaaagaatcacatttgttGGCTAACATCAATTCCCTCCATATATAGCTAATTCTCGATATCTATGGAGAACCCTTTACgtgaaaaacattttttttttaaaacaaaaagaaagaagaagaagttatGTTCGATCTATTATCCTTGCAGAGAATGTAAAGAAGCGCATTGAAAAACAATTGCAGGGAAAAGTGTGCTGCATGAGCAGTTACCGTGTAATCTGCAAGAACCTTCGGTACCAACTGTGCCTACATGTTTTAGCGGCTACCAAGTTTAGGGTTAGAGAATTTCTTGAATCATGAACATATAGGGGTACGTGATAGGGTTTTTGGTGTTGAGGGTTGGACTACTATACCTTGCACATGTTTCTTGGCATTAGATATCATAATACAAAGTGTAAAGACGAAGGATGCGAAAATGTAGCCAACGATTTAAAATATGATACGGTACCTTATATAAAAATTAAGCTACTGGATCCATGCATCCATGCAACAATACTTTATTCCATTGATTCTCTTCGGGCAGCGATCTTTCTGGTGGTTTAAAATAGACAAGATTaggatgtatatatatacatatttataGCAAGGTGTTGTCGAGAAAATTACGACAAATTGCCAAtcttaaattaaattatagtcCATTTACTCATTACTATCCAATTCTATGTGATTAACTGtcagtaagttttttttttttttttaagtcagTAACTGTCAGTTTTTAAAGCAAATAGCCTAATACAGTAATACCCCATAGAGCACTTAACATTCTCCACGTtgcttccatctttctttcgCACTTGTGACCCAAAATAGTGCACTCGATCCACAAGATGACGAATAaacaaaatcaaattaatatacaaGGTGCATAGATGAGGAGGATTAAAATACGTAAAAGTATCTTtaaaaaagcaaaataaaaaaaacgtaAATTAATTGTTCCATTTGCACCAAATGGTAGTCCTGATTACAATTCCGATGAGCAAATTCTTTGATTTTGATGACCAATTAGAAACTAGATAAATTTAGTATAAGCATCCGTGGGCAACTGAATAGAATTTTAGTACGTCAAGTAGTTGTCTCAGCGCCAGGAAAGTTTTCAGATTTGAGGATGCACGGGTTTGATCCATGGACTGATCCCAGGAAGGATCATATCCAATACAATCAACCTTAAGAAATATATGATTTTAAGTATATTCGGTATTCGCTTCGCTCCACAGCCGCACGAAGCATTTGCATATCATTGAAAGGGGAGCGAACATAGACCACCACGATTAGCAAGTTGAAATTGTCATTGCAACATAATCATAAACTACAAAGGGAAGAGCTTCTACTGATCAACTAGATCAATtcaacttcttgaactagctaGAACAGTTAACATTtgtttctagtattagttaaaaGCAGTCTATTTATTTCACAGCTGGTGGATCACCTAGCCTGAGCTCCAGATCTATGTCCTCAATTGAGCTGGCCCTGGACATCTTCATCCTTAACATCTCATATTGGAAAGGAAATCTATCACTTGAACACGGTTTGTGGTACACCGGAAATGATGCATTACCTCTAACTCTCTTGGAGTTAATTGCCATCTCTTCATTATGAAGAGAACTTCCCTGTGTGTTATGGGAATTAATTCCCACAGATAAATTTGTTTCGACAGCAGCATGATCACGACGATCCAGCACAAGAAGTTCTTCTTTCCTTGCACTTTTTCTAATTCCATTTCTGGAATCTGGAGAAGATAAATAAGGAAACAGTCGCTGTTGCTCCTTTGTgatagaagaagaaaaaggagagacgTAAGCTTCTTCACTGGAAGTCTCTTGGGAAATTACGGTGGCTGAAGCCCTAGAGACAGATGAAAAAGGCGAGGAGGAATCGCCAGCTTGAGGTGACTGTTGGATTTCGGGAGCGGAGGAGGGAGTTTGATCACTGCAAAGAGATTGCTTAAGTCTAGCTCTATCCCTCCTGTGGACGTTCATATGACCACCTAGTGCTTGAGCTGACCTAAACTCTCTTCTACAAAAAGTGCAGGAATATGATCTCGGAGGCCATACAAATCCTCCAAGAGGACCAGCAGCATCTTCGGCAAAAGCTTGTTCTTcccatgatgatgatgatgtgtTGAATGAACCCATGGATGATTGAAAGCGTGAATTCAACAGTTGtttgcttttcatccacatcaTATACTGCATGTCTTGCTCCAGAATAGAAGTTCTTGATCAACCGTATATTATGGGCTTAGTTTGCTGTGGGATTACTAGAGAATGGAGATGGAAGACTACTTTTGAGACGGAGTGGGGAAGGAAACAGGTAGTCGTATATAAATGGAGCTAGAAGGAGTAGGAGGAAAGGCAATTCTAGGTCCAAATTGAATGCATGAAAGCAACTAAAGAATCTACGAGGAGAGTGAAAAAGTCATGTTCTATCAGTAACTGGTTTTGGAAGGTATAGGAGGAACAGCTCTCTTTGGAATTTTGGATCTTTCAGTGTGGTTATACCATTGGCTTTTCCTGATTTTCTACACAATTATTTTGTCTGTTTGATAATAAGTTTTTTAGCAAGTCCTTTGCTTTGAGGGTCCGACATGGGTCAGCCAGTGCAACTGTCGTATAATTAAAGTTCATGCATGCAGTATAATATCAATTAAAAACCTTCTAATTAGTTGATGGATGTTGACAGGTGCAATTGATCATCTAGAGTCTTTGAACTTATCTATTGGTTAACTTCTCTTACATTAGAAAGACAAAACCAATTAACTGGTCAGTCGTGCACTCAAATGGACTTTTATAAGAAATGGGAAGAAATCCATTTATGGGCGCCATCTATAAGAGACAAAGAATGGAGAGTAATTACAATGTGTTCGTTCATACATGTATGTGATTTTCTCCAAGACCCAAACATCCACGACACTAATCATTTGACTAATTACGAGTCGAAATGCTTGGATCATTCAATTGATTGTGATCGGTGCATGTGTGaataaacaaatgaaaaaaCAGATAGTTACGATAGGCTGAGCTTCATCTGCTCTCTTGAATTTACTATCCCCTGTATTTGTGTAGTGAATGTCCATAGAATCTTTCGAGTCTTTCCTTCGAGATCACGTCAATTTAAAAGTCAAATAACgaattaagaaaaatgcatcTAGCTAGGAGTATAAGACTACGACATATGCGCATACATGCAATATCTCACAAATTACTTGCTAATATTTCCTACGTCTCTTTAGTAATGCATACTCCCCATAAACCGAGTATAATTTTGGTAATGCTTGCATTATCATGATGGATCTATCATCCATGGCTGCCTCTTCCTTCCCTTTCGCCagaacaagaaaaggaaaaacaattcAGGATGTAATTGAATTCTTTTTTGCTCTTTTTAGTTCCAAAAAAGTGCATTTTGTATGTGCTCATGCTAACAAAGGCAAATAGCTTGCAACATATCTATGAGGAATTAAATCTCAGTATCCGTTGACATGAAAGCCAAGATCAGTGTAATGACTGGCCTGCCTGAATTCTTATCTTAGGGCGCACAAAAGTTGCTGATGCACCTTATATAATTACCTTATCATTAGAGTAAAGGAGAGAACACTGGAGCTAATTCTTGGTTCTGTAGTAGCATAAGGGTTGTTTCTTTGGTCTGATGTTTGGTAGCATTATTGCAGGGCTCTATGTTGCTTCTGTAGCTTCTTCGACTTCCACACTTATCTGATTGTGGGGCTATATAAATTACTACCGTGAACGTATCCACCATATTACAATATTAATGTTAAGGCTATTAAAGTCTTGAAAACAACTTGCAGAAAATGATTCTTTTCGCTCAAAGTTAGAAGCAACCTTCAATTCCAAAACCTTATAAAATTTTGTGGGAGGAGACAAGCAGCAGCTGCGTAATTAATTCAATCATTGACTACCAAAGACtgactctttatttatttatggagaaaacacacacacatatatatatatatataaagctcTCCAAAATTGTCTGACCTCTGTAGATTTTATCAACGTCTTTATTCGCAACTTGTTGTGAAAGCGaaggagagaaaaaagagaatggTTTGATTACTTGACAAGAACAAAATGACCAAGAAACACTTTTGAGGAGAATTATTAACTGAGTAAATTAAATATACTAAGATAACTTCTTAATTTGCTGTGATCTTGCAGACTGATCATTAATAAACTAAGACCGGGCAAAGGTTGATGCAACATCACGGACATATATATGACATGACACTCTCGTTAAGATGTTAGGTTCAATAACTAAAAGCTGATTGAAATATGTTTAATTGGAGTACTTGTTTTGTATGAATATTCTTTACGATGTCAGCAAAATAAAACTGTTCCAAAGTGCATGATTCTTCGTTCCTCCTGATGCATACATGGGCATATTCACACACACAGTAGGACAACACATATTCCACAACCAACAACCAGCAGACCAATTTCAAAATTCACATGCACTCACTTCTCTTTCGCTTAAATGATTGAGGAGTACTACTTTGTTTACATATTATGGACGACTGAATTATTTGCTACTACTATACCATTTGGATCCATAATCTGGAGAGCCATAAACTGTGCACCCCCGCcaccccacaaaaaaaaaaaagtaagctgACGTATCTGTAATATGAAACATTAGATTGTTTTGACAATATGCTTGCCTCGACTTACaagtaaagaagaaagaaataaccGCGTGTCTGTACAGAAATGTAAGAAGAAGACTTGGATGTGCATAAGGAATTGAATTTCTGAGGATTACAAATTGTCAACTAGCAATAACTACGTCAACGATGGATCAGGTAATTCATAGACTTGGAAGTGATTCAGTTATCCTCATTCGTGACGATCATATCCATATTCAAAATGGAGGgtatttctttcaatttgtcgTTTGTTTTTAGTAATATTTTTATGCTCCATCTTGTTAAGTATTCGGAAGTGGGGTCGATGATTAGGTTTGCTGTACTGTTGCCTGTCATTTATTTGATCCTTTTTCTTTACGTTGTAATATTATAGTCACAACCACATCTTACAAATTGTTTCCAATTGGCAAGGATCCAAACTGGACGCATAAAGGAATACTTTTTGTTGCCAAAAGGTTTCATTCGCCTCCATGCATCTTAGAAGCAACTAGTGTACTTCCCATACCCATTTATGTTCATACATGGCTATAGATAAACGAAAGTCCATAGACTCGTTTCTTTAAGGAAAATTGAGAAACCATAGTTATTTAACTTGAAAAATGTTAACTAGTCTAGCTTCATCAAGTAGTAGTTATATTCCCAAGTCCATCTTggcaaaaggagaaaaagaagaaaattagtGTTTAAGCCGAGGAGTAAACGGAAGAATACCCAGTCCTGCATACTGCTAAATGCACAATAGTTGGTTAAATTAATTTTGGTATGGTGCAATTACCAGTGTCAAAGGTCAATAGAGACAGAAATCAGCTCACTTCAGACCAATCAAGGATTGCTGAATGTAAAACAAGTTATCTACACTGAGAtcctttcaaaaagaaaaagaaaaaaaaaaagtgaggcAAATAGTTACAGAACAGCAACAATCATTTAATCTGCGCTATCAATACGAAGCTTAATCATTCCAGAGAAAACAATAATGGTGATAATAATTATAACAATAAGCGTGCTTCACTTAGTCCAATCTAAtgctggaaaaagaaagaaagagaaaaactcATTTCGTTTTACTTTATGTGTGTAGGCCATAGAAGaaaatccaaaaaataataagCCAAACTAGAAGACATTGTTAGAATTGCATTCTAGAAGCTAAAAATGCAGAGGAAAATGCATTTACTATCGTCCCGGTGGCAGGATTCAGGTGAACATTGAAAAGCGAAAGCCGTCAGCATAAACGGAGTAATATCTTGAACTTGAATCATGCAATTAATTGCAAAAGCAAGGGTGATTGTAACTCTGGATGTAGCAGTATAAATCAAACTTTAGGTGCAGATGATCCCAATTTATTAACCAATGTTTTAGAAGGATTCAAATTCAAGAACTCGATTCAAAGGTAAAATATGGAATTTGTATGGATCAGAGATTTTTTCGAAGTATGGATTTTAAAAGCTTTCCAACGAAGTATATGACTACTACTACGTAAACAATTTAGCTGTACATTGTGGCAAAGACATGCTGTGCAACTTGATGAAATTCATTGCATCCAAAATAACCATT
This portion of the Coffea arabica cultivar ET-39 chromosome 2e, Coffea Arabica ET-39 HiFi, whole genome shotgun sequence genome encodes:
- the LOC113733454 gene encoding probable transcriptional regulator RABBIT EARS, whose product is MQYMMWMKSKQLLNSRFQSSMGSFNTSSSSWEEQAFAEDAAGPLGGFVWPPRSYSCTFCRREFRSAQALGGHMNVHRRDRARLKQSLCSDQTPSSAPEIQQSPQAGDSSSPFSSVSRASATVISQETSSEEAYVSPFSSSITKEQQRLFPYLSSPDSRNGIRKSARKEELLVLDRRDHAAVETNLSVGINSHNTQGSSLHNEEMAINSKRVRGNASFPVYHKPCSSDRFPFQYEMLRMKMSRASSIEDIDLELRLGDPPAVK